One Shewanella sp. MR-4 DNA window includes the following coding sequences:
- a CDS encoding SPOR domain-containing protein, translated as MSNRDYANRRPQAGAKQRPIRATRARPAAKKAAPRRKLPIPLILFAFIAVGSFGYFLFSIKDTAKQEAPVEVKTEKPTKAKEPATILTPKVKEAERQAVVVTAPVEEKPVVEAPKKDPNALPPKPKEEWTYLDELENKNVEVDIPDVVATRTPQQYQLQCASFRQESQANQMKAVIAFQGLEAQVRQIEGTSGTWYKVILGPYERRRDAERKRHTLQNAGINGCQLLAISK; from the coding sequence ATGAGCAATCGTGACTATGCCAACAGAAGACCGCAAGCGGGCGCGAAACAGCGCCCCATTCGCGCGACACGAGCAAGGCCTGCCGCTAAAAAGGCTGCGCCTCGCCGTAAGCTCCCGATCCCGTTGATCCTGTTCGCCTTTATTGCTGTCGGCAGTTTTGGCTATTTTCTGTTTAGCATTAAAGATACCGCCAAGCAGGAAGCGCCTGTCGAGGTGAAAACCGAGAAACCGACCAAGGCAAAAGAACCGGCAACGATTCTGACGCCTAAGGTGAAAGAGGCCGAGCGCCAAGCCGTGGTCGTGACTGCGCCCGTGGAGGAAAAGCCCGTCGTTGAAGCGCCGAAGAAAGATCCGAACGCCTTGCCACCCAAGCCTAAGGAAGAATGGACCTATCTGGACGAGCTTGAGAATAAAAACGTCGAAGTAGATATTCCCGATGTCGTGGCGACGCGTACACCACAGCAATATCAATTGCAGTGCGCCTCATTCCGTCAGGAGTCTCAGGCGAACCAGATGAAGGCCGTTATTGCGTTCCAAGGGTTAGAAGCGCAGGTCAGGCAAATTGAGGGCACCTCAGGCACTTGGTACAAGGTTATCCTCGGTCCCTACGAACGTAGGCGCGATGCCGAGCGTAAACGCCACACCTTGCAAAATGCCGGGATCAATGGCTGCCAACTCTTAGCCATTTCTAAATAA
- a CDS encoding carboxymuconolactone decarboxylase family protein, producing the protein MSRITPVSNPQGEAATTLNAIKQKIGMVPNLYATVAHSPTVLNAYLAFSEALNQGRLSAKQRELIALAVGQANECQYCLSAHTMISRGAGLSDEQIITARQGTAENTLDNALVKLAVTLVKQRGVITDEQLSDARTHGVDEGLVFEVLAQVSANTFTNYANHVADTDIDFPKVNVQL; encoded by the coding sequence ATGAGCCGTATTACTCCAGTATCAAACCCACAAGGTGAAGCTGCAACAACCCTTAATGCCATTAAACAAAAAATTGGCATGGTGCCGAATCTGTATGCGACTGTCGCGCATTCACCAACGGTACTGAATGCTTACCTAGCATTCAGCGAAGCGCTAAACCAAGGTCGTTTGTCTGCTAAACAACGTGAACTGATTGCTCTGGCGGTTGGTCAGGCTAACGAATGCCAATATTGCCTGTCTGCTCATACCATGATTAGCCGCGGCGCAGGTCTTTCTGATGAGCAAATCATTACTGCGCGTCAGGGAACGGCAGAAAATACACTAGACAATGCTTTGGTGAAGCTGGCCGTTACCCTAGTAAAACAACGTGGCGTGATCACCGATGAACAGCTGTCTGACGCACGTACACATGGCGTTGATGAAGGTTTAGTATTTGAAGTATTAGCACAAGTGAGTGCCAATACTTTCACTAACTACGCCAACCATGTGGCTGATACCGACATCGACTTTCCAAAAGTGAATGTGCAGCTCTAA
- the argS gene encoding arginine--tRNA ligase, with the protein MKSHIQSLLEQTIESFKQQGILPADFEARIQVDRTKDKSHGDLATNLAMMLTKAAGKNPRELAQLIIDNLPASAYVAKVEIAGPGFINFFIDDSALANQLQAAISDEHLGIKLPTPQTIVVDYSSPNLAKEMHVGHLRSTIIGDSVVRTLEFLGHKVIRQNHVGDWGTQFGMLLAYMEELRAQNGEQAQLELSDLETFYRAAKLRFDESAEFATRARQLVVELQSGDEYCNKLWREFNDISLSHCHEVYERLGVSLTRADVHGESAYNADLEQVVKDLDAQGLLTQSNGAKVVFQEEFRNKEGEALPVIIQKADGGYLYATTDLAAMRYRSSVLKADRVLYFVDLRQALHFQQVFSLAKLAKFVRNDMSLEHLGFGTMNGEDGRPFKTRTGGVVKLVDLLDEANTRALELVRSKNPDMDEATLAEIARVVGISAVKYADLSKNRTSDYIFSFEQMLSFEGNTAPYLLYAYTRVAGIFKRATDIDLSQAKIVLEHEKEKDLGNKLAQFGEILSRVIDKGQPHVLCGYLYELAGAFSSFYEACPVLAADNDEQKHSRLLLSQLTANTLQKGLNLLGIETLERM; encoded by the coding sequence ATGAAATCACATATCCAATCATTACTTGAACAAACTATCGAATCCTTTAAACAACAAGGTATTTTGCCTGCGGATTTTGAGGCGCGAATTCAAGTAGATCGAACCAAGGATAAGAGCCATGGCGATCTGGCAACCAACTTAGCCATGATGCTAACCAAAGCGGCGGGTAAAAATCCCCGCGAATTGGCGCAGCTGATCATCGACAACCTACCCGCCTCAGCCTATGTGGCGAAAGTTGAAATCGCAGGCCCTGGTTTTATTAACTTCTTCATTGATGACAGCGCGTTAGCGAACCAATTACAGGCTGCAATTAGCGATGAGCATTTAGGGATTAAGCTACCAACGCCACAAACTATCGTGGTGGATTACTCTTCACCTAACCTCGCCAAAGAGATGCACGTCGGCCACCTACGTTCGACCATCATTGGTGACAGCGTGGTACGTACCCTCGAGTTTTTAGGCCATAAAGTGATCCGCCAAAACCACGTAGGCGACTGGGGCACCCAGTTTGGTATGCTGCTGGCTTACATGGAAGAATTACGCGCGCAAAATGGCGAACAAGCCCAATTAGAATTATCGGATCTCGAAACCTTCTACCGCGCCGCCAAACTGCGTTTTGACGAATCGGCAGAGTTCGCGACCCGTGCCCGTCAGCTTGTGGTTGAACTGCAATCAGGCGACGAATACTGCAACAAACTCTGGCGTGAATTTAACGACATTTCTTTAAGCCACTGCCACGAAGTGTACGAGCGTTTAGGTGTGAGCTTAACCCGCGCCGATGTACACGGTGAAAGTGCTTATAACGCAGACCTAGAGCAAGTAGTCAAAGATTTAGATGCCCAAGGTTTACTGACCCAAAGCAACGGCGCCAAAGTGGTATTCCAAGAAGAATTCCGTAACAAAGAAGGCGAGGCGCTGCCAGTTATCATTCAAAAGGCCGATGGTGGTTACCTCTATGCCACCACCGACTTAGCCGCTATGCGTTACCGTTCAAGCGTGCTAAAAGCCGACCGCGTACTGTACTTTGTCGATTTGCGCCAAGCACTGCACTTCCAACAAGTGTTTAGCCTTGCCAAGCTGGCCAAATTTGTCCGTAACGATATGTCACTGGAGCACTTAGGCTTCGGCACAATGAATGGCGAAGATGGTCGTCCGTTCAAAACCCGTACCGGTGGCGTAGTGAAACTGGTTGATCTACTGGATGAAGCCAATACTCGCGCACTTGAGCTGGTTCGCAGCAAAAACCCAGATATGGATGAAGCGACCTTAGCTGAAATTGCCCGCGTAGTGGGGATCAGCGCAGTCAAATACGCCGATCTGTCGAAAAACCGTACCAGTGATTACATCTTCAGCTTCGAGCAAATGCTGAGCTTTGAAGGCAATACCGCGCCTTACCTGCTATACGCTTACACCCGCGTTGCAGGTATCTTCAAACGTGCGACCGATATTGACTTAAGCCAAGCCAAGATCGTACTAGAACATGAAAAAGAGAAAGACTTAGGTAACAAACTGGCGCAGTTTGGTGAAATCCTCAGCCGCGTGATCGACAAGGGCCAACCACATGTTCTTTGCGGTTACCTCTATGAATTAGCGGGAGCTTTCTCTAGCTTCTACGAGGCATGCCCAGTGCTTGCCGCCGATAACGACGAGCAAAAGCATAGCCGTTTACTGCTGTCACAACTGACGGCCAACACACTGCAAAAAGGCCTAAATCTACTAGGTATCGAAACCCTAGAACGGATGTAA
- a CDS encoding AraC family transcriptional regulator, which translates to MDALSSLIQHAAPKASLFFSGNLCQSAESEEHANGGQLHLLRRGELGLHQTGSAVQTISEPTLIVYPRGRHHRLQPLHFSGCDLVCARLTFRDSPLFRALPDALIIPLTKLEGLAPTINLLFDEAFSLRYAHNAVVASLLDLLLLLLLRHMVEHNLCESGLLAAMTDPKLAKAIEAIHASPDTPWTIAELAKLAGMSRAQFAARFHQVIGQPPLSYVTESRLLLAQQLLLAGQPVKFIALEVGYSGGVAFSRAFERQFGLTPTRWLQQQKSMGTEAIEPTK; encoded by the coding sequence ATGGATGCGCTATCAAGCTTAATTCAACATGCGGCGCCGAAAGCCAGCCTATTTTTCTCGGGCAATCTTTGCCAAAGTGCAGAGAGTGAGGAGCACGCGAATGGTGGGCAGCTCCACTTATTACGCCGGGGTGAATTGGGGCTACATCAAACCGGCAGCGCAGTACAAACTATCAGTGAACCCACACTCATCGTTTACCCTCGCGGTCGCCATCATAGACTTCAGCCTCTGCATTTCAGCGGTTGTGATTTGGTCTGTGCTCGCTTAACTTTTCGAGATTCTCCACTATTTCGTGCGTTACCTGACGCCTTAATCATTCCCTTAACCAAGCTTGAAGGGCTGGCTCCAACCATCAATTTACTTTTTGATGAAGCCTTTTCCCTGCGCTATGCCCATAATGCCGTTGTCGCTAGTTTGTTGGATTTACTCTTACTGCTACTTTTGCGTCATATGGTCGAACACAATTTGTGTGAGTCGGGCTTACTTGCGGCCATGACGGATCCCAAACTCGCCAAAGCTATTGAGGCTATCCATGCTAGCCCAGATACGCCGTGGACCATTGCAGAATTAGCCAAGCTCGCAGGAATGTCGAGGGCGCAGTTTGCCGCTCGCTTTCATCAAGTGATCGGTCAGCCACCGCTAAGCTACGTGACTGAGTCACGTTTATTACTTGCACAGCAGCTATTGTTGGCGGGTCAGCCAGTTAAATTTATTGCGTTAGAAGTGGGATACAGCGGTGGCGTTGCTTTTTCTCGTGCTTTTGAGCGTCAGTTTGGTTTGACGCCGACACGCTGGTTACAACAACAGAAAAGCATGGGGACGGAGGCAATTGAACCAACAAAGTAA